Part of the Candidatus Spechtbacterales bacterium genome, CGCGGTTTAAGCGAAGCGAGCTTATCGCGCGTATTCTGTAACTCTCGTTTCTCTTATAAGGGTTACTTTTATTTCTCCAGGATATTTTAATTCTTCCTGGATTCTGTTTGCTATATCTCTTGCAAGCTTTTTAGCTGTAAAGTCATCCACCTTCTCGGGGGTAACAAACACCCTCACCTCACGTCCGGCTTGTATGGCATAGACTTTTTCTACTCCTTCAAATGCAAATGCCACGTTTTCAAGTTCGGCTAAACGTTGCAAGTAATTCTCCACAGTATCCTTTCTCGCGCCAGGGCGAGCCGCGGAAATAGCATCTGCCGCCTGCACTATGCGAGACTCAATAGTTTCGTATGGATACTCTTCGTGGTGAGCCTTCATTGCGTCTATAACAGCTTCGGCTACTCCATATTTTTCAAGTAACTTTATACCTATGTCCACATGAGAACCCTCCACTTCGTGATCCACCGCCTTGCCTATGTCGTGCAAAAGACCTCCCTTTTTAGCTACAGCTATGTCTGCGCCAACCTCAGCTGCGAGAGCACCCGCAACATGGCAAACCTCAAGAGAGTGCATTAGTACATTTTGTCCATAACTTGTCCTAAAACGCAAACGCCCTAAAAGCCAAACAAGTTTCGGATCCAACCCAACAATACCGGCATCATAAACCGCTGCCTCACCGGCTTCTTTTATCTTCTCGTTAATTTCCTCTTTGGCTTGTAAAACGGCGTCCTCTATGCGGGCGGGCTGTATCCTGCCGTCAGATATAAGTTTCTCAAGAGCCACCTTGGCTATATGGCGGCGAACAGAATCAAATCCTGATATTATTATGGTTTCAGGAGTATCATCTACAATAAGCTCCACTCCGGTTAACCTTTCAAGCGTTCTTATGTTTCTGCCTTCTTTACCTATTATACGCCCCTTTATCTCGTCACTCGGCAAAGAAACAGCAGTTGTTGTAACCTCCTGAGTCTGGCTTGAAGCATACTTTTGCAAAGCTGATACTATAATCGTTTTAGCTTTTTTATCCAACTCATCCTTAGCAAACTGCTCCAACTTTATCATCCTGTCATAAAGCTCATCTTTATTTTCCTCTTCAATTTTCTCAAAAAGCTTCTCACGTGCCTCTTCTGCTGACATGCTTGCTACGGTCTCAAGCTCTTTAACTTGTTTTATCTTAAGCTCATCCAAACCCAACCTTTGGTCTTCAAGGTCTTTTGAATGAGTCGCAAGTTCTTTGGTTTTTTTGCGCAATTTATTATCTTTGCGCTCGAGGTCTTCTTCTTTTGAAAGTAACCTTTTTTCTAACTGTATAAGATATGAATGTTTTTCTTTTTCTTCGTTTTTAGCTTCGGCAACTATATCTTCCGCTGTTTTT contains:
- the rny gene encoding ribonuclease Y: MEEVSLIVMSLFALLVGLVAGYLARQAMAKKQEGSVESKLNKLSHEAKQSADKLIEKAKKTAEDIVAEAKNEEKEKHSYLIQLEKRLLSKEEDLERKDNKLRKKTKELATHSKDLEDQRLGLDELKIKQVKELETVASMSAEEAREKLFEKIEEENKDELYDRMIKLEQFAKDELDKKAKTIIVSALQKYASSQTQEVTTTAVSLPSDEIKGRIIGKEGRNIRTLERLTGVELIVDDTPETIIISGFDSVRRHIAKVALEKLISDGRIQPARIEDAVLQAKEEINEKIKEAGEAAVYDAGIVGLDPKLVWLLGRLRFRTSYGQNVLMHSLEVCHVAGALAAEVGADIAVAKKGGLLHDIGKAVDHEVEGSHVDIGIKLLEKYGVAEAVIDAMKAHHEEYPYETIESRIVQAADAISAARPGARKDTVENYLQRLAELENVAFAFEGVEKVYAIQAGREVRVFVTPEKVDDFTAKKLARDIANRIQEELKYPGEIKVTLIRETRVTEYAR